The following proteins come from a genomic window of Edaphobacter sp. 4G125:
- a CDS encoding sensor histidine kinase, with translation MKSRPSRLLIPALLVLAAIVVALNAWFGFRAIQSLHDSEYWVAHTWQDINQVESIMGSVKDAETGSRGYLISGDEAYLEPYTIATRELPEKLNYFAELTSDNPSQGQRLVEMRAVLEERLNLLQQGIDLRHQSDRETVRTLVLSGTGKAEMDHLRRIADDMEGEERRLLAIRTATVDDDNRRAHYIIALASALDLLFIVFLFRSFAIERQMRYVAELDAERLTLAQAEAERHAEESRILNETLEQRVKDRTRELESINHELEAFSYSVSHDLRAPLRTIDGFSLALEEDYRDAVDATGRDYIQRIRSGVQRMGQLIDALLQLSRITRAEITRQSFNISYLAESVASALVEENSGNRITFQIEPDLQAEGDPRLVRIALENLLGNAVKFSSKKPEIAIQFGRDREKNAWFIRDNGAGFDMSYADKLFNAFNRLHGDKDFRGSGIGLATVARIIHRHHGRVWAHSEVGNGATFWFTLG, from the coding sequence ATGAAATCAAGGCCCAGTCGGCTCCTCATCCCTGCGCTTCTCGTGCTTGCTGCCATCGTGGTGGCGCTTAATGCGTGGTTCGGCTTTCGTGCCATCCAATCATTGCACGATAGCGAATACTGGGTAGCGCATACCTGGCAGGACATCAACCAGGTCGAAAGCATCATGGGCTCTGTCAAAGATGCGGAGACAGGAAGCCGCGGCTATCTCATCAGCGGCGACGAGGCTTATCTTGAGCCCTATACGATCGCTACTCGCGAGCTGCCCGAAAAACTGAATTACTTCGCTGAACTGACTTCAGACAATCCCTCTCAGGGGCAACGTCTGGTAGAGATGCGTGCTGTTTTAGAGGAACGACTTAACCTGTTGCAGCAAGGAATCGATCTTCGTCATCAGAGTGACCGCGAAACCGTTCGCACGTTGGTGCTTAGCGGAACGGGAAAAGCTGAGATGGATCACCTGCGTCGCATCGCCGATGACATGGAAGGCGAAGAGCGCAGGCTTCTTGCGATTCGTACCGCAACAGTAGACGACGACAACCGGCGCGCGCACTACATCATCGCTCTTGCCAGCGCGCTCGACCTTCTCTTCATCGTCTTCCTCTTCCGCAGCTTCGCCATTGAACGACAGATGCGATATGTTGCCGAACTCGATGCAGAGCGCCTGACGCTTGCGCAAGCCGAAGCCGAACGACATGCCGAAGAATCCAGAATTTTGAACGAGACGCTGGAGCAGCGAGTGAAGGACCGCACCAGGGAACTCGAGTCCATCAATCATGAACTCGAGGCGTTCAGCTACTCTGTCTCGCACGATCTGCGAGCACCTCTTCGTACGATCGACGGTTTTTCATTGGCTCTTGAAGAGGACTATCGGGATGCCGTCGACGCAACGGGAAGGGACTATATCCAGCGCATCCGCAGCGGTGTTCAGCGCATGGGCCAGTTGATCGATGCGTTGCTCCAGCTTTCGCGCATCACCCGCGCCGAGATTACTCGCCAGTCATTCAATATCAGCTATCTTGCAGAATCGGTCGCATCCGCCCTGGTCGAAGAGAACAGTGGCAACAGGATTACATTTCAGATTGAGCCTGATCTTCAGGCCGAAGGTGATCCCAGGCTGGTGCGTATCGCACTCGAAAATCTCCTGGGGAATGCGGTGAAGTTCAGTTCGAAGAAGCCGGAGATTGCAATCCAGTTTGGCCGGGATCGTGAAAAGAACGCGTGGTTCATCCGCGATAACGGAGCCGGGTTCGACATGTCCTATGCCGACAAGCTCTTCAATGCATTCAACCGCCTTCACGGCGACAAGGATTTTCGCGGTTCGGGAATTGGCCTTGCAACTGTCGCTCGTATCATCCATCGCCATCACGGCAGGGTCTGGGCACACAGCGAGGTCGGCAATGGCGCGACCTTCTGGTTTACGCTAGGATGA
- a CDS encoding response regulator — MTDATKLILLVEDDPDHELLAIRALRKSNIANDIRVARDGEEAIELLFGESAISPQVILLDLKLPKLDGLEVLRRIREGEATRYLPVVILTSSDEERDLVRSYQLGVNSYIRKPVNFNDFAEATRQLGMYWLVLNECAPQIT; from the coding sequence ATGACAGATGCAACCAAGTTGATTCTTCTTGTGGAAGACGATCCCGATCACGAGTTGCTGGCCATTCGGGCGCTCCGCAAATCGAATATCGCAAATGACATTCGAGTCGCGCGAGACGGAGAAGAGGCGATTGAACTACTTTTTGGCGAAAGTGCCATCTCTCCGCAGGTTATTCTGCTCGACCTCAAGCTTCCCAAGCTCGATGGGCTTGAGGTGCTGCGCCGAATTCGAGAGGGAGAAGCAACCCGTTATCTTCCTGTTGTGATCCTCACCTCTTCCGATGAAGAGCGGGACCTCGTGCGGAGTTATCAGCTCGGTGTCAATAGTTACATTCGCAAGCCGGTCAATTTCAACGACTTTGCTGAAGCTACCCGGCAGCTTGGCATGTACTGGCTGGTACTGAACGAATGTGCGCCGCAAATCACATAG
- a CDS encoding hybrid sensor histidine kinase/response regulator, whose protein sequence is MCAANHIASNRLRVLLVEDNPDDAFLLDRHLRRNGYAPEMIRVETEPEMLQQLQQVELPDIVLADYNLPSFSGPAALKLLHSTGFDIPFIMFSGAVSEETAVNSMRSGAHDYVSKQNLARLIPAIERELAEAATRRNSRIAERALKASENRFRSLVEALPLGLLISDASGKIVYANRAIERLLGQINGKPLLHELTLSDISPLLSEHLKSLVFTPVNSEPFEVSFSRADGASVEALIGMSVLDPESTNGDRQIAIFVADLSLQKRSEEIIRQTEKLAVAGRLAASISHEINNPLEAVTNCLYLLAQSDLPGDARHYLDLAQQELNRVSQITVQTLRFYRSSTRPAQVDLHELVDTVLLLLDSRIRQMEIRVVCDLRASSTLMAHDGELRQVIANLISNAMDAISDGGQITIRSRSTRNWYLNREGISLTIADNGIGIGESIRNRIFEPFFSTKGITGTGLGLWISKEIIAKHHGSIQVRSRCMASGRPTGTVFRIFIPIQQDASPDRAVPEENHCKLEGLRSLSG, encoded by the coding sequence ATGTGCGCCGCAAATCACATAGCTTCAAACCGACTTCGCGTTCTCCTCGTCGAAGATAATCCAGATGACGCCTTCCTGCTGGATCGTCATCTCAGACGGAATGGCTATGCCCCAGAGATGATCCGCGTCGAAACCGAGCCTGAGATGCTGCAACAGCTTCAGCAGGTTGAGCTTCCCGATATCGTTCTTGCGGATTACAACCTTCCCAGTTTCAGCGGCCCTGCCGCGCTCAAGCTGCTTCACTCTACCGGATTCGATATTCCTTTCATCATGTTCTCCGGTGCCGTCTCTGAGGAAACGGCCGTTAACTCCATGCGCTCCGGTGCCCATGACTATGTCTCCAAGCAGAATCTTGCTCGCCTGATCCCCGCTATCGAGCGCGAACTGGCTGAGGCGGCAACCCGCAGAAACAGTCGAATCGCGGAACGCGCTCTCAAAGCGAGCGAAAACAGATTTCGCTCCCTGGTCGAAGCGCTCCCCCTGGGACTGCTCATCAGCGATGCCTCCGGTAAGATCGTCTATGCCAACCGTGCGATCGAACGTCTCCTGGGGCAGATCAATGGCAAGCCGCTGCTGCACGAGCTTACTCTCTCCGATATCTCTCCCTTGCTTTCCGAGCACCTCAAAAGCCTCGTCTTCACTCCGGTAAACTCAGAACCTTTTGAGGTCTCTTTTTCTCGTGCTGACGGTGCGTCGGTCGAAGCGCTCATCGGAATGTCGGTACTCGATCCTGAGTCGACCAACGGAGATCGCCAGATCGCGATCTTTGTTGCGGACCTTTCCTTGCAAAAGAGAAGCGAAGAGATCATCCGTCAGACCGAGAAGCTAGCCGTCGCAGGCCGCCTTGCGGCCTCCATCTCGCATGAAATCAACAACCCTCTTGAGGCAGTAACAAATTGCCTCTACCTGCTCGCCCAGTCCGATCTCCCCGGCGATGCCCGCCACTATCTCGACCTCGCCCAGCAGGAGCTCAACCGCGTCAGCCAGATCACTGTTCAAACCCTGCGGTTCTATCGCTCCTCTACCCGGCCTGCCCAGGTCGATCTGCATGAACTGGTTGATACCGTCCTTCTTCTCCTTGATTCGCGCATCCGCCAGATGGAGATTCGAGTGGTCTGCGATCTCCGCGCCAGCTCCACCCTCATGGCGCATGACGGCGAACTCCGACAGGTCATCGCCAATCTCATCAGCAATGCGATGGATGCCATCTCCGATGGAGGACAAATCACAATTCGAAGCCGTTCCACGAGGAACTGGTATCTCAATCGCGAGGGCATCTCACTCACCATCGCCGATAACGGTATCGGAATCGGAGAATCTATCCGCAATCGGATCTTCGAACCATTCTTCTCAACCAAAGGCATCACAGGTACCGGTCTCGGACTGTGGATCTCGAAAGAGATTATTGCCAAGCATCATGGCAGCATTCAGGTTCGCTCCCGATGTATGGCTTCCGGCCGCCCCACAGGCACAGTCTTTCGTATCTTTATTCCCATCCAGCAGGATGCCTCCCCAGACCGTGCCGTCCCGGAAGAGAACCATTGCAAGCTCGAAGGTCTTCGTTCACTCTCCGGTTAA
- a CDS encoding uroporphyrinogen-III synthase, whose protein sequence is MTRASGRVSELAALLTEEGATVISLPTIQIIPPESYAALDTALEQLDRFDWIVFTSIHAVEVFLSRRNPAIAPGQIAVIGPATAKAVEQAGLSVSLLPPRYIAESLAEALVPRVAGGRILMIRAAEARDIIPAALIQAGAEVTLAEAYRNQIPPDALANLKQIFQFPADRPDIITFTSASTARNLATLLETAQLSIPSHVILASIGPITSQTMRDRGMEPDVEASEATIPALVRTISNYFATR, encoded by the coding sequence GTGACTCGTGCCTCAGGACGGGTATCCGAACTGGCTGCTTTGCTTACCGAAGAGGGCGCAACTGTCATCTCCCTTCCGACCATCCAGATCATCCCTCCGGAGTCCTACGCTGCTCTCGATACAGCTCTCGAACAGCTCGACCGCTTCGACTGGATCGTGTTTACCAGCATTCATGCGGTTGAGGTCTTTCTCAGTCGCAGGAATCCAGCCATCGCTCCCGGACAGATCGCTGTGATCGGACCGGCTACTGCAAAGGCTGTGGAGCAGGCAGGTCTTTCTGTATCCCTTCTGCCACCTCGCTACATCGCCGAATCTCTGGCTGAGGCCCTTGTCCCCAGGGTCGCGGGCGGACGTATTCTAATGATCCGTGCAGCCGAGGCTCGCGACATCATCCCCGCCGCCCTGATTCAGGCGGGAGCAGAGGTCACCCTGGCCGAGGCTTACCGAAACCAGATTCCCCCGGATGCTTTGGCAAATCTCAAGCAAATCTTCCAATTTCCTGCGGATCGGCCAGATATCATTACATTTACCAGCGCGTCTACAGCGCGGAACCTAGCTACGCTGCTCGAAACCGCTCAATTGTCCATTCCATCGCACGTCATCCTGGCTTCCATCGGCCCCATCACCTCCCAGACGATGCGCGATCGCGGTATGGAGCCTGATGTAGAGGCAAGCGAAGCGACGATCCCTGCACTCGTCCGGACGATCTCCAACTACTTTGCGACTCGATGA
- the nth gene encoding endonuclease III, whose protein sequence is MAIAKTVRKRVARNPLDPKRIEAILNILAKTYPGVVCALHHCNAWELTVATILSAQCTDVRVNLVTPALFKAFPTPKAMAAASLSEIEELIRTTGFFRNKAKSIQGAAKILVNEFGGKVPQTMEEILRLPGVARKTANVVLGSWYGIAVGVVVDTHVMRLSRRLELTQETKPEKIEKDLMKIIPQNRWINFSHELIHHGRQVCIARKPRCADCTLEKLCYSADKTWTSHPD, encoded by the coding sequence ATGGCAATCGCAAAAACAGTCAGGAAGCGTGTGGCTCGGAATCCGCTTGATCCGAAGCGAATTGAAGCGATCCTAAACATCCTGGCCAAAACTTATCCGGGAGTTGTCTGCGCGTTGCATCACTGCAATGCGTGGGAGCTTACTGTCGCGACCATTCTGTCGGCGCAGTGCACTGATGTGCGGGTCAATCTAGTCACACCAGCTTTGTTCAAAGCATTCCCAACTCCGAAGGCCATGGCTGCTGCTTCCCTGTCGGAGATTGAGGAGCTAATCCGCACGACCGGATTCTTTCGCAACAAGGCAAAGTCCATTCAAGGAGCCGCTAAGATTCTCGTCAATGAATTCGGCGGGAAGGTTCCGCAAACCATGGAAGAGATTCTTCGTCTTCCAGGAGTGGCCCGCAAAACTGCCAATGTTGTGCTCGGCTCCTGGTACGGCATTGCAGTGGGCGTCGTTGTGGATACGCATGTCATGCGACTGTCCCGGAGGTTGGAGCTGACCCAGGAGACGAAGCCGGAGAAGATCGAGAAAGACCTGATGAAGATCATCCCGCAGAATCGCTGGATCAATTTTTCACATGAGCTGATCCACCATGGAAGACAGGTCTGTATCGCCAGAAAGCCACGCTGCGCCGACTGCACACTGGAGAAGCTTTGTTACTCAGCGGACAAGACGTGGACCTCCCACCCCGACTAA
- a CDS encoding chlorite dismutase family protein, translating to MSETAVVPEKSAHSSAAPQGSGRPASSYGAQPHDPSKPVKRQIVAFSFYKIMPEWKRLPAEERSAHKAAFAAVLAKWSKPGEFLSLTYSTVGTRGDVDMCVWSIGYAVDEMNKMRSELLATPLGGYLTAPHNFLAMTKRSQYQIDRPDESEGEGRGAIRPGGQKYIFIYPFWKTRPWYLLPMDERKRLMDEHIRVGLSYPRVKLNTTYSFGLDDQEFVVAFETNFPEDFLDLVQQLRETEASMYTLKDTPIFSCVRVSAEEMLDRLG from the coding sequence ATGTCAGAGACCGCTGTCGTTCCAGAGAAAAGTGCACATTCATCCGCCGCGCCGCAGGGCTCGGGGCGCCCCGCTTCGAGCTATGGCGCACAGCCGCATGATCCCTCGAAGCCCGTCAAGCGTCAAATTGTGGCCTTCAGCTTTTACAAAATCATGCCGGAGTGGAAGCGTCTCCCTGCCGAAGAGCGCTCTGCGCACAAGGCGGCTTTTGCAGCAGTTCTGGCAAAGTGGAGCAAGCCCGGCGAGTTTCTTTCGCTGACCTACTCAACCGTGGGCACACGTGGAGATGTTGATATGTGCGTCTGGTCGATCGGCTATGCCGTCGACGAGATGAATAAGATGCGTAGCGAGTTGCTGGCTACTCCTCTAGGGGGATACCTAACTGCTCCGCATAACTTCCTGGCGATGACGAAACGCTCGCAATACCAGATCGACCGGCCCGATGAGAGCGAGGGTGAGGGCCGCGGAGCGATTCGTCCCGGCGGACAGAAGTACATCTTCATCTATCCCTTCTGGAAGACCCGCCCGTGGTATCTGCTGCCGATGGATGAGCGCAAGCGGCTGATGGACGAGCATATCCGCGTCGGCCTGTCCTATCCTCGGGTCAAGCTGAATACAACCTACTCGTTCGGTCTCGATGATCAGGAGTTTGTTGTCGCGTTCGAGACAAACTTCCCTGAAGATTTCCTCGACTTAGTGCAGCAGCTTCGCGAGACGGAAGCCAGCATGTACACGCTCAAGGACACGCCGATCTTCAGCTGTGTGCGTGTTTCTGCCGAGGAGATGCTGGATCGCCTGGGCTAA
- a CDS encoding DedA family protein, translated as MSEKILATLAGFIIAVISAGGYAGVALLMGIESACIPLPSEIIMPFAGYLVYTGQLKLFWVATAGAIGCNLGSIPAYWLGAIGGRPAIERFGRYVLLSRHDLDRTEHFFQRFGGITVLIARLLPVVRTFIALPAGIARMPQLRFHIYTFVGSWPWCYALAYVGMKLGDHWENDPRFKEIFHRFHLAVEVVLLAGILFFVYTHWKNRIKTEEA; from the coding sequence ATGTCCGAGAAGATCCTTGCTACTCTTGCTGGCTTTATCATTGCCGTCATCTCCGCTGGAGGATACGCCGGCGTTGCATTGCTGATGGGCATTGAGTCAGCGTGTATCCCGCTACCTTCTGAAATCATCATGCCCTTTGCGGGGTACCTCGTGTACACCGGCCAACTCAAGCTCTTCTGGGTAGCAACCGCCGGAGCCATCGGCTGTAACCTCGGCTCCATCCCGGCCTACTGGCTCGGCGCCATTGGAGGTCGCCCGGCGATTGAGCGCTTCGGCCGCTATGTTCTGCTCAGCCGACACGATCTTGATCGCACGGAACATTTCTTCCAACGTTTCGGTGGAATCACCGTCCTGATTGCCCGTTTGCTGCCGGTCGTTCGCACCTTCATTGCTCTACCTGCCGGCATTGCGCGTATGCCACAGCTCCGATTCCATATCTACACCTTCGTTGGCTCTTGGCCGTGGTGCTATGCGCTTGCTTATGTGGGAATGAAGCTGGGAGATCATTGGGAGAACGATCCGCGCTTCAAAGAGATCTTCCATCGTTTCCACCTGGCGGTGGAGGTGGTTCTCCTGGCCGGCATTCTCTTCTTCGTCTACACCCATTGGAAGAACCGAATTAAGACTGAAGAAGCATAA
- a CDS encoding inositol-3-phosphate synthase, with product MSTTQAENKEATSSIKPAQGKLGVMIPGMGAVATTLIAGVEAVRRGMALPIGSTSQMGTIRLGKRTDSRSPLIKDFVPLAPLDDLVFTGWDIFGGNLYDAAKTAQVLDNDQLQQMRPFLESIEPMPAAFNQHYVKRLEGKKVKTGKNKCDLANQIRNDIAEFKTKTDRQVMIWCGSTEIFMEQAPVHQTLAAFEKGLVEDDPAITPSMLYAWAALKEGIPFINGAPNLTVDIPALNELSRKMNAPIAGKDFKTGQTFIKTVLAPAFKVRNLGVSGWYSTNILGNRDGEVLDDPESFKTKEVSKLGVLEYIFQPELHPELYKDLYHKVRINYYPPRGDNKEGWDNIDIFGWLGYPMQLKVDFLCRDSILAAPLALDLILFMDLAARTPSLRGLGIQEWLSFYFKDPDSAPGVYPEHDLFIQNMKLKNTLRHIMGEDLITHLGLDYYGD from the coding sequence ATGTCTACGACACAAGCTGAGAATAAGGAAGCAACATCCAGCATTAAACCGGCACAAGGAAAATTAGGCGTCATGATTCCCGGCATGGGGGCCGTTGCTACAACCCTGATCGCTGGGGTTGAGGCAGTCCGCCGCGGGATGGCTCTCCCCATTGGTTCTACGTCGCAGATGGGAACCATCCGCCTGGGAAAACGGACAGATTCGCGTAGCCCCCTTATAAAGGATTTTGTCCCTCTCGCTCCTCTCGATGATCTGGTTTTTACTGGCTGGGACATTTTTGGCGGAAATCTTTATGACGCCGCCAAAACAGCGCAGGTTCTCGATAATGACCAGCTTCAGCAGATGCGACCTTTTCTTGAGTCCATTGAACCGATGCCCGCAGCCTTCAACCAGCACTATGTAAAACGTCTCGAAGGCAAGAAGGTTAAGACTGGAAAGAACAAATGTGACCTTGCCAATCAGATTCGCAATGATATCGCTGAGTTCAAGACCAAAACAGATCGACAGGTGATGATCTGGTGTGGATCGACTGAGATCTTTATGGAGCAGGCGCCAGTTCACCAAACCCTTGCTGCTTTTGAGAAAGGGCTTGTTGAAGACGACCCGGCAATCACGCCTTCCATGCTCTACGCGTGGGCCGCGCTGAAGGAGGGAATACCATTCATCAATGGAGCGCCGAACCTCACGGTAGATATCCCCGCACTCAACGAACTCTCGCGCAAGATGAACGCTCCGATTGCAGGCAAGGACTTCAAAACCGGCCAGACCTTCATCAAGACAGTGCTCGCGCCTGCGTTCAAGGTTCGTAATTTAGGGGTCTCCGGATGGTACTCGACCAACATCCTTGGAAATCGTGACGGAGAGGTTCTTGACGATCCTGAGTCGTTCAAGACTAAAGAGGTCTCGAAGCTCGGCGTACTTGAGTACATCTTCCAGCCCGAGCTTCATCCAGAGCTTTATAAGGACCTCTACCACAAGGTGCGGATCAACTACTATCCACCGCGTGGAGACAACAAGGAGGGTTGGGACAACATCGACATCTTTGGTTGGCTGGGCTATCCCATGCAACTCAAGGTCGATTTCCTCTGTCGTGACTCTATTCTGGCGGCTCCGCTCGCACTCGATCTTATCCTCTTTATGGATCTTGCAGCGCGCACGCCATCGCTTCGCGGTCTTGGAATTCAAGAGTGGCTCAGCTTCTACTTCAAAGACCCCGATTCTGCTCCAGGTGTCTATCCAGAGCACGATCTCTTTATCCAGAATATGAAACTGAAGAATACGCTTCGCCACATTATGGGGGAAGACTTAATCACGCACCTGGGGCTGGATTACTACGGCGATTAG
- a CDS encoding flagellar basal body P-ring protein FlgI — protein MEVIQTKKRLLLRKTLFISCLLVLTGPLFAFDSATGQKLARVKDIASIEGIRDNQLVGYGIVVGLQGTGDSQQTTFPIQTLVSTLLRMGVSVPAGSIRVQNLAAVFVSATLPPFSRSGTKLDVTVSSAGDARSLEGGLLLMTPLYGADGKIYAQAQGPLVVGGYAITANGNTKQMNHPNTARIPFGAIVERAVPLDIADKAQFSLLLNDADFRSAEAVATAINRTLNRAVAHPIDSRRIVLTANPGEEIPSFLAQVESIEVPIYPRAKVIVNERTGTVVIGGTVVLQPVSILHGGLAVNVVNEFQVSQPGPFSRGRTEVIQQTSVDALDKPVNRIDLKQGATVDDLVRSLQAIGASARDVISILQAMKSAGALEAEIEVQ, from the coding sequence ATGGAAGTGATACAGACAAAGAAGAGGCTGCTTCTGCGCAAAACGCTCTTCATATCGTGCCTATTAGTTCTTACGGGGCCGCTGTTTGCCTTTGACTCTGCGACAGGACAGAAACTGGCAAGAGTGAAAGACATTGCTTCGATTGAAGGCATCCGGGATAACCAACTCGTCGGTTATGGAATCGTCGTCGGCCTGCAAGGCACAGGAGATAGTCAGCAAACCACCTTCCCGATTCAGACGCTGGTGTCTACGCTTTTGCGGATGGGGGTAAGCGTTCCTGCAGGCTCGATCCGGGTGCAGAATCTCGCAGCAGTCTTTGTCTCCGCCACGCTGCCTCCCTTCTCGCGCTCTGGAACGAAGCTCGATGTTACGGTCTCTTCTGCTGGAGATGCACGCAGCTTGGAAGGCGGCCTTCTGCTGATGACTCCGCTTTACGGAGCGGACGGAAAGATCTACGCCCAGGCCCAGGGGCCTCTCGTTGTTGGTGGATACGCAATTACTGCAAATGGAAATACCAAACAGATGAACCATCCCAACACCGCCAGAATCCCCTTCGGAGCGATTGTGGAGCGAGCAGTTCCGCTGGACATAGCGGATAAGGCTCAGTTTTCCCTGCTTCTCAATGATGCGGATTTTCGCAGCGCTGAAGCAGTCGCTACTGCGATCAACCGCACCTTGAACCGTGCTGTAGCGCATCCGATCGACAGTCGACGAATCGTCCTCACTGCAAATCCTGGCGAAGAGATCCCCTCATTTCTGGCACAAGTCGAATCGATTGAGGTCCCCATCTATCCGCGAGCCAAAGTCATCGTTAATGAACGGACGGGGACAGTCGTGATCGGCGGAACCGTAGTACTACAACCTGTATCCATTCTTCACGGCGGACTCGCAGTTAATGTTGTCAATGAATTTCAGGTTTCCCAACCCGGCCCATTTTCGAGAGGACGGACAGAAGTTATACAGCAAACGAGTGTCGACGCTTTGGATAAGCCCGTCAATCGTATTGACTTAAAACAAGGCGCCACAGTCGATGATCTTGTGCGTAGCCTCCAGGCTATTGGAGCGTCCGCAAGAGACGTGATTTCGATCTTGCAGGCGATGAAATCCGCAGGAGCACTGGAAGCTGAGATAGAGGTCCAATGA
- a CDS encoding flagellar basal body L-ring protein FlgH codes for MKVFINSKRLGVWKNATIFLLAMFSALPFIGQPLNEKGQARTKTNVAEASLETYLARVRAENSAVQAAQGSIWIESGRLTRMMADVRAMRPHDLISVIVDENLAASTDGTVKNSRASNANSQVSGLFGNLHAGNALQNLVNQNSSSGLNAQGTSATNSSLSTILGGHVVEVLPNGMLVIEAARQVEFSQQTQTIVLRGVVRPEDISQQNQIRSTAISSLELEVRGKGIITDYTHRPNVIVRLLQKALIF; via the coding sequence ATGAAGGTATTCATTAATTCGAAGCGACTTGGCGTATGGAAAAACGCCACCATCTTTCTGCTCGCCATGTTTTCTGCTCTGCCTTTTATCGGACAACCGCTCAACGAGAAGGGCCAGGCTCGCACGAAGACTAATGTTGCTGAAGCATCGCTCGAAACCTATCTTGCACGGGTCCGCGCTGAAAACTCCGCAGTACAGGCAGCGCAGGGGTCAATCTGGATTGAAAGTGGCCGTCTAACACGAATGATGGCCGATGTCCGAGCGATGCGTCCGCACGATCTGATCTCTGTCATCGTAGACGAAAACCTTGCAGCATCTACTGACGGAACTGTAAAGAACTCACGAGCGTCCAATGCCAACTCACAGGTTTCCGGTCTCTTCGGGAACCTGCACGCTGGCAATGCGCTACAGAATCTCGTCAACCAGAACTCTTCCTCTGGGTTGAATGCACAAGGCACCAGCGCAACGAACTCCAGTCTTAGCACGATCCTCGGTGGACACGTTGTTGAGGTTCTTCCCAACGGAATGCTCGTGATCGAAGCTGCTCGCCAGGTCGAGTTCAGCCAACAGACACAGACCATCGTTCTGCGTGGCGTTGTTCGCCCAGAAGATATCTCTCAGCAGAATCAGATTCGTTCTACCGCGATATCCAGCTTGGAGTTAGAGGTCCGAGGCAAAGGAATTATTACCGATTACACCCATCGCCCCAACGTTATCGTCAGGCTGTTGCAAAAGGCATTGATCTTCTAA
- a CDS encoding flagella basal body P-ring formation protein FlgA: MKFPSIVSTSFLIVVMTVGSASIAFAGESVCNSPADLAAQMALPSSTSTMLEHGENYRVIATRWDPVLNQRWAVISSCDHPEHPSISFAISKPDRETISSQFRATSLLPFPVVHAGDLVQLWGQDQNLHVEIAGRAEQNGAVGNRIRVRLLRSGFDTGREQTMLGVVRGPRNVELVP; the protein is encoded by the coding sequence ATGAAATTCCCATCGATAGTTTCGACAAGTTTCCTGATCGTTGTAATGACAGTTGGAAGCGCTTCGATTGCATTTGCAGGAGAGTCTGTCTGTAATAGTCCGGCTGATTTGGCTGCTCAGATGGCCCTCCCGTCGAGCACATCAACGATGTTGGAGCATGGAGAAAACTATCGAGTGATTGCAACACGATGGGATCCTGTATTGAATCAACGTTGGGCCGTCATTTCAAGCTGCGATCACCCCGAACATCCTTCGATCAGCTTCGCGATATCAAAGCCAGACCGAGAGACAATCTCTTCGCAGTTTCGTGCGACGAGCCTCTTGCCGTTTCCTGTGGTACATGCCGGAGATCTCGTGCAGCTATGGGGACAGGATCAGAACCTTCACGTTGAGATTGCCGGCAGAGCCGAACAGAACGGCGCGGTCGGCAACAGAATACGTGTGAGGCTGCTCCGATCTGGCTTCGACACTGGACGCGAACAGACGATGCTAGGAGTTGTTCGCGGTCCACGAAACGTGGAGTTGGTTCCATGA